A genomic segment from Haloarchaeobius salinus encodes:
- a CDS encoding TatD family hydrolase, with product MTPDYPTARPTDASHLEDQSELPTELLNLPWIDPHNHAHTLSWEDRERYALSGCRSMVMVASGYHWTPYKPVQASDIRFLWDDAINRRAAIERNHFFEAKLGLGVHTGVRIEDPDELLAAMDEYAALDEVVAIGETGVTPSQHVERWELDEQRAVVGAQMELARSHDLPVILHTPNTGTESKRAYRDELGTPGYEKNPGMGTEPVLDPENPALESVKLDVQAAEDAGLPEHRVVASHADRNNTDYLMAETDCYLSYTIGHSWLVGVDAADVANAIDEYGPERIMVDTDCANVLRTDPYALKRAIFELYRYGIDPADIRTVVYENPRDVFGLAAE from the coding sequence ATGACACCCGACTACCCCACCGCCCGACCGACGGACGCATCGCACCTCGAGGACCAGTCCGAGCTCCCGACGGAGCTGCTCAACCTCCCCTGGATCGACCCCCACAACCACGCCCACACCCTGTCCTGGGAGGATCGGGAGCGATACGCGCTGTCCGGCTGTCGGTCCATGGTGATGGTGGCATCGGGCTACCACTGGACCCCCTACAAGCCGGTGCAGGCGAGCGACATCAGGTTCCTCTGGGACGACGCCATCAACCGTCGTGCCGCCATCGAGCGGAACCACTTCTTCGAGGCGAAGCTCGGGCTCGGCGTCCACACCGGCGTCCGCATCGAGGACCCCGACGAACTGCTGGCCGCGATGGACGAGTACGCGGCGCTCGACGAGGTGGTCGCCATCGGCGAGACGGGTGTGACCCCGAGCCAGCACGTCGAGCGGTGGGAGCTGGACGAACAGCGAGCCGTCGTGGGGGCGCAGATGGAGCTCGCGAGGAGCCACGACCTGCCGGTCATCCTCCACACGCCGAACACGGGAACCGAGTCGAAGCGGGCGTACCGCGACGAACTGGGTACACCGGGGTACGAGAAGAACCCCGGGATGGGAACGGAGCCGGTGCTCGACCCCGAGAACCCGGCGCTGGAGTCGGTCAAACTCGATGTTCAGGCCGCCGAAGACGCGGGACTGCCGGAGCACCGGGTCGTCGCCTCGCACGCCGACCGGAACAACACCGACTACCTCATGGCCGAGACCGACTGCTACCTGAGCTACACCATCGGCCACTCCTGGCTCGTGGGCGTCGACGCCGCGGACGTGGCGAACGCAATCGACGAGTACGGCCCCGAACGGATCATGGTCGACACCGACTGCGCGAACGTCCTCCGCACCGACCCGTACGCACTCAAGCGGGCGATCTTCGAGCTGTACCGCTACGGCATCGACCCCGCGGACATCCGGACGGTCGTCTACGAGAATCCGAGGGACGTGTTCGGGCTGGCGGCGGAGTAG
- a CDS encoding fumarylacetoacetate hydrolase family protein has translation MRIGQYSTDGVDPWVGVLHDDHVVNVAEAGTEAGVDIPQTTTDLLDTWRWREKVDLAVEYAAATGTGRYEPADLDRHAPVTGPEKVVCVGLNYRDHAEEGDNPIPESPVLFSKFPTCVAGPEDSISWDPDLTGKVDYEAELVAVIGREARRVDRDEAIDYVAGFLVGNDVSARDLQHGDGQWVRGKSLDGFAPIGPELVTTDEVSDPHDLGIYAEVNGERLQDSSTSNLIFGIDELVSFCSQAFTLTPGDLLFTGTPPGVGVYRDPPVLLADGDEVTIGVEELGELTNDCAYL, from the coding sequence ATGAGAATCGGACAATACAGCACGGACGGCGTCGACCCGTGGGTCGGCGTCCTGCACGACGACCATGTAGTGAACGTCGCAGAGGCCGGCACCGAGGCCGGCGTGGACATCCCACAGACGACAACCGACCTGCTCGACACCTGGCGCTGGCGCGAGAAGGTCGACCTCGCGGTCGAGTACGCCGCGGCGACCGGGACCGGGCGCTACGAACCGGCGGACCTCGACCGACACGCACCGGTCACCGGCCCCGAGAAGGTGGTCTGTGTCGGCCTGAACTACCGCGACCACGCCGAGGAGGGCGACAACCCCATCCCGGAGTCGCCGGTGCTGTTCTCGAAGTTCCCCACCTGTGTCGCCGGGCCCGAGGACTCCATCTCGTGGGACCCGGACCTCACCGGGAAGGTCGACTACGAGGCCGAGCTCGTCGCGGTCATCGGTAGGGAGGCCCGGCGGGTCGACCGGGACGAGGCGATTGACTACGTCGCTGGCTTCCTCGTCGGCAACGACGTGTCGGCCCGAGACCTCCAGCACGGCGACGGTCAGTGGGTCCGGGGCAAGAGTCTCGACGGCTTCGCCCCTATCGGTCCCGAACTCGTGACCACAGACGAGGTGTCCGACCCGCACGACCTCGGCATCTACGCCGAGGTGAACGGTGAACGGCTGCAGGACTCCTCGACGTCGAACCTCATCTTCGGCATCGACGAGCTCGTCTCGTTCTGCAGTCAGGCGTTCACGCTGACGCCGGGCGACCTGCTGTTCACCGGGACCCCGCCGGGCGTCGGCGTCTACCGCGACCCGCCGGTGCTGCTGGCGGATGGCGACGAGGTGACCATCGGCGTCGAGGAGCTGGGGGAGCTGACGAACGACTGCGCCTACCTGTAG
- a CDS encoding amidohydrolase family protein, which translates to MSVTLIRNGTLVTMDPDLGEMGGADVLIEDGKIVDVGRNLGAPDAEVIDATDHIVLPGFVDSHIHLAQAQVRGIAGDWSLMGEYFEHMLGNITGLYQPEDMYLGGLFGGLEKLYTGTTTALDWSYPNSVEHAERGVDALQDAGLRAVYTWGPPGDDAAKWWYESDVGLPEEQIREVYDTRIRDDDLLGLGLGLRGPDFCVDETARADLELARELDALASIHMGAAQWPSSEYNPEYQGFGCLDDMLGPDVNLAHANHFSQEDIQHAVDEGVSFSSTPEVEMQMGHGIPVTGKVHEAGGRVAWGVDVCSDVSGEMTTQMRIGLQTQRMLDNQPELEAGEEITSVSLTARDTLEMATVEGAKALQMEDQIGTLTPGKRADIIMVDASDFMTAPVHSPVQTVVFETNPHHIDTVLVDGEVVKRDGELLNPLVESEHDRFVESGRRLVEEAGIDL; encoded by the coding sequence ATGTCAGTCACACTCATACGAAACGGCACGCTCGTCACGATGGACCCCGACCTCGGGGAGATGGGCGGTGCCGACGTGCTCATCGAGGACGGCAAGATCGTCGACGTGGGGCGGAACCTCGGCGCACCCGACGCCGAGGTCATCGACGCCACGGACCACATCGTACTCCCGGGGTTCGTCGACTCGCACATCCACCTCGCACAGGCACAGGTCAGGGGTATCGCCGGGGACTGGTCGCTCATGGGCGAGTACTTCGAGCACATGCTCGGCAACATTACCGGGCTCTACCAGCCCGAGGACATGTACCTCGGGGGGCTCTTCGGCGGGCTGGAGAAGCTCTACACGGGAACGACGACGGCCCTGGACTGGTCGTACCCCAACTCGGTCGAACACGCCGAGCGGGGCGTCGACGCGCTGCAGGATGCCGGACTGCGAGCGGTGTACACCTGGGGGCCGCCGGGTGACGACGCGGCGAAGTGGTGGTACGAGAGCGACGTGGGTCTCCCCGAGGAACAGATCCGCGAGGTCTACGACACACGGATCCGGGACGACGACCTGCTCGGTCTGGGGCTCGGGCTCCGTGGGCCAGACTTCTGCGTCGACGAGACCGCCCGCGCCGACCTGGAACTCGCCCGCGAACTGGACGCGCTCGCAAGCATCCACATGGGCGCGGCGCAGTGGCCATCCTCGGAGTACAACCCCGAGTACCAGGGCTTCGGCTGTCTCGATGACATGCTGGGCCCGGACGTGAACCTCGCCCACGCGAACCACTTCTCGCAGGAGGACATCCAGCACGCCGTCGACGAGGGCGTCTCGTTCTCGTCGACCCCCGAGGTCGAGATGCAGATGGGCCACGGTATCCCGGTGACGGGGAAGGTCCACGAGGCCGGCGGGCGTGTCGCCTGGGGTGTCGACGTCTGTTCGGACGTCAGCGGCGAGATGACGACACAGATGCGCATCGGCCTGCAGACTCAGCGGATGCTGGACAACCAGCCGGAGCTCGAAGCCGGTGAGGAGATCACGTCGGTCTCGCTCACCGCCCGCGATACCCTCGAGATGGCGACCGTCGAGGGCGCGAAGGCGCTCCAGATGGAGGACCAGATCGGGACGCTCACGCCCGGGAAACGGGCGGACATTATCATGGTCGACGCGAGCGACTTCATGACCGCGCCCGTGCACTCGCCGGTCCAGACGGTCGTCTTCGAGACGAACCCGCACCACATCGACACCGTCCTCGTGGACGGCGAGGTGGTAAAGCGCGACGGCGAACTCCTGAACCCGCTGGTCGAGTCGGAGCACGACCGCTTCGTCGAATCCGGGCGACGCCTCGTCGAGGAAGCCGGTATCGACCTCTGA